In the genome of Anaerolineaceae bacterium oral taxon 439, the window CCGAAGCCGGGCTGGAAAAATACGAATATCGTCGGCGCCCTTGAGGATGCGTTCGGCCTGAAAATCGGCTTTGATACCGATGTCAACGGCGCGGCGCTCGCCGAATATATCTGGGGGAATCCGTACGGCGTCCGCTCGCTCGTTTATTACACGATCGGGACCGGCGTCGGCGCTGGCGTCGTTATCAACGGCGCCCCCGTTCACGGGCTGGTTCATCCCGAAGGCGGTCATATCCTGATCCGTCAGGATTACGAATCGGATCCATACGCCGGTCATTGTCCTTTTCATCAGAATTGTCTGGAAGGCTTATGCTGCGGCCCGTCGGTTCAGGATCGATTCGGGAAACCCGGATATGAACTCGGCGATGATCATCCGTTTTGGAATACGTTCTCGAATTACGTTGCCCAGGCCTGCGTCAGTCAGATTCTTCAGATCTCGCCCGAGAAAATCGTCCTCGGCGGCGGCGTCATGGAGCAGGAGCATCTCTTCCCGAAGATCCATGCCGAAGTCTTGCGCCTGCTGAACGGTTACGTAATTCATCCGGCGATCCTCGAAAAAATTGACGAATACATCACCCCTCCAGTACTCGGGAACCGCGCCGGAGCCTGCGGCGCGATGGCGCTTGCGCGCCGCGCACTCGAAGGTTAAGCGGGAATTTCATTTGCGCAAAAAGGACGCGCTTTT includes:
- a CDS encoding fructokinase; amino-acid sequence: MKYYGAIEAGGTKFVCSVIADPDNYFEEERFPTTMPQETIARTIEFFKEKQKKYPLAALGISCFGPIDLNEASPTYGYITSTPKPGWKNTNIVGALEDAFGLKIGFDTDVNGAALAEYIWGNPYGVRSLVYYTIGTGVGAGVVINGAPVHGLVHPEGGHILIRQDYESDPYAGHCPFHQNCLEGLCCGPSVQDRFGKPGYELGDDHPFWNTFSNYVAQACVSQILQISPEKIVLGGGVMEQEHLFPKIHAEVLRLLNGYVIHPAILEKIDEYITPPVLGNRAGACGAMALARRALEG